A portion of the Methanomassiliicoccus sp. genome contains these proteins:
- a CDS encoding GNAT family N-acetyltransferase, translating into MAMIVPGSMAIRNMKRSEVDLALEWAAKEGWNPGIRDAEPFFRADPRGFFIGEVNGEAAAMGSLVSYPGDMSFAGFLIVRPDLRGHGLGRQMLRFLMDHGADRNVMGDGVPAMVPTYLDKGFSFSHWNHRFEGLGEQNIFADLVPVSEVPFDDLIRYDAHVFQASRREFLRSFLTQEGTTALACIHNGELQGYGAIRPCRTGHRVGPLFAEDRTTAESILHGLISTIPGQRYFLDVPELNAVGMALARDIGLTESFRTARIYTKYIPATFFNKMFGITSYELG; encoded by the coding sequence ATGGCTATGATCGTCCCGGGGAGCATGGCCATCAGGAACATGAAGAGGAGCGAGGTGGACCTCGCGCTCGAATGGGCCGCAAAGGAGGGGTGGAATCCTGGCATCCGCGACGCGGAGCCGTTCTTCCGGGCCGATCCTCGCGGCTTCTTCATCGGTGAGGTGAACGGCGAGGCCGCGGCAATGGGGTCGCTGGTCAGCTACCCAGGGGACATGAGCTTCGCCGGCTTCCTGATCGTCCGCCCCGACCTTCGCGGCCACGGGCTGGGGAGGCAGATGCTCCGTTTCTTGATGGATCATGGCGCTGACCGCAACGTTATGGGAGACGGCGTCCCTGCGATGGTCCCGACATATCTGGACAAGGGGTTTTCCTTCTCGCACTGGAACCACCGCTTTGAGGGCCTGGGCGAACAGAATATTTTCGCAGACCTTGTGCCTGTCAGCGAGGTACCGTTCGATGATCTGATCCGCTATGATGCTCATGTCTTCCAGGCATCACGTCGTGAGTTCCTCCGGTCGTTCCTGACGCAGGAGGGTACGACAGCTCTTGCCTGCATCCACAACGGTGAACTGCAAGGTTACGGGGCGATCAGGCCCTGTCGAACAGGTCACAGGGTCGGCCCGCTGTTCGCCGAGGACCGCACGACTGCAGAGAGCATACTTCACGGGCTCATATCCACGATCCCCGGGCAGAGGTACTTCCTTGACGTTCCTGAGCTCAACGCCGTCGGGATGGCGCTGGCGAGGGATATCGGTCTGACGGAGTCGTTCAGGACCGCCAGGATCTACACCAAGTACATCCCTGCGACGTTCTTCAACAAGATGTTCGGGATCACCAGTTACGAACTGGGGTAA
- a CDS encoding isocitrate/isopropylmalate dehydrogenase family protein gives MFKIAVAPGDGIGKEVIAEGVKVLQAAADTEGVKLQLDHMDLGSDRYLRTGELLTDEDIAFMRQHQAVYFGAIGDPRVAPGVLEKGILIKMRTTFDQYINMRPSKAWHPYTPLKGEKDFDIMFLRENTEDLYMGAGGVLKGRQAEARMSLKRELYSVDLDLRSKVSSDEEFAFEIGMMSRRGIERFADYCFETAKRLNRPKVTAVDKANVCTELYGLWRNVFDAKSKQHGIPVEYMFVDAMAMALVRAPERFGVVACPNMFGDILTDLGAEIMGGLGVAASGNICPGGVSMFEPVHGSAPDIAGKGKANPIAAILAGKIMIDTLGRPDLGKMIEWAVKMAMKQKKVTADMGGTLNTTQAGDAIAELVRQSG, from the coding sequence ATGTTCAAGATAGCCGTGGCCCCTGGTGACGGCATCGGCAAGGAAGTCATCGCCGAGGGCGTGAAGGTCCTGCAGGCGGCGGCCGATACCGAGGGCGTCAAGCTCCAGCTTGACCACATGGACCTCGGCTCCGACCGCTACCTGAGGACCGGGGAACTCCTGACCGACGAGGACATCGCCTTCATGCGGCAGCATCAGGCAGTGTACTTCGGTGCCATCGGCGATCCCCGCGTGGCGCCCGGCGTGCTCGAGAAGGGCATTCTCATCAAGATGCGGACCACCTTCGACCAGTACATCAACATGCGGCCGTCCAAGGCCTGGCATCCCTACACCCCGCTCAAGGGGGAGAAGGATTTCGACATCATGTTCCTCCGGGAGAACACCGAGGACCTGTACATGGGCGCCGGAGGAGTGCTCAAGGGGCGTCAGGCCGAGGCGCGGATGAGCCTCAAGCGAGAGCTGTACTCCGTGGACCTCGATCTCCGCTCGAAGGTCTCCTCGGACGAGGAGTTCGCCTTTGAGATTGGCATGATGTCCCGCCGGGGCATCGAGCGCTTCGCCGATTATTGCTTCGAGACGGCCAAGCGCCTCAACCGGCCTAAGGTCACGGCAGTGGACAAGGCCAATGTCTGTACCGAGCTGTACGGCCTGTGGCGCAACGTGTTCGACGCCAAGTCCAAGCAGCACGGCATTCCCGTGGAGTACATGTTCGTCGACGCCATGGCCATGGCGCTGGTCCGTGCACCGGAGCGTTTTGGCGTTGTCGCCTGCCCCAACATGTTCGGAGATATCCTGACCGACCTCGGGGCGGAGATCATGGGCGGGCTAGGCGTAGCCGCCTCGGGCAACATTTGCCCCGGTGGCGTATCAATGTTCGAGCCGGTGCACGGCTCCGCGCCGGATATTGCCGGAAAGGGAAAGGCCAACCCCATCGCCGCCATCCTGGCCGGGAAGATTATGATCGACACCCTAGGCCGCCCGGACCTCGGCAAAATGATCGAATGGGCGGTCAAGATGGCCATGAAGCAGAAGAAGGTCACCGCGGACATGGGCGGAACGTTGAACACCACCCAGGCCGGGGATGCCATCGCCGAACTGGTCCGCCAGTCCGGATAA
- a CDS encoding 3-isopropylmalate dehydratase, which yields MEQFKGKAWRFGDHVDTDQIIPADRLISENNSHLGDFLFERVRPDMTKGVKRGDIIVAGKNFGCGSSREHAPRSIRQAGVDCVIAESFARIFYRNSINIGLVLVECKIEASEGDTISVDVDRGKVRNETTGKEWSFPEYPQYVKDLISSGGLMARIKEAKRCSR from the coding sequence ATGGAACAGTTCAAGGGAAAGGCATGGCGCTTCGGGGACCATGTGGATACCGACCAGATCATACCGGCGGACCGTCTTATCAGCGAGAACAACAGCCACCTCGGAGATTTCCTGTTCGAGCGGGTCCGCCCGGACATGACCAAGGGGGTCAAGAGGGGCGACATCATTGTGGCGGGAAAGAACTTCGGATGTGGTTCCTCGAGGGAGCATGCCCCTCGCTCCATCAGGCAGGCTGGGGTGGACTGCGTGATCGCCGAGAGCTTCGCTCGTATCTTCTACCGCAACTCGATCAACATAGGCCTCGTCCTCGTGGAGTGCAAGATCGAGGCCAGCGAGGGCGATACGATTTCCGTCGATGTCGATAGGGGAAAAGTGCGCAATGAGACCACTGGGAAGGAATGGTCGTTCCCTGAGTACCCCCAGTATGTCAAGGACCTCATCAGTTCCGGTGGCCTGATGGCCCGCATCAAGGAGGCCAAGCGATGTTCAAGATAG
- a CDS encoding 2-isopropylmalate synthase: MVDLRATEQSRSPRPALDRKRVYTSQFNTMARIDSLPSRVMVLDTTLRDGEQTPGIALSAEDKVRIAQALDELGVDVIEAGFPAASVGEQKAVRMVRSSVSRARICGLARCNRRDIDVLLSCGIDYVHTFIATSDIHLKYKLKMDREQVKARAVDSIEYAKAHGLTVEFSCEDATRTDLDFLKEMHIAVQGAGVDKINVPDTVGTISPPAMEYLIKELMAVTRVPISIHCHDDFGLAVANSMAAVRQGAQQVHVTVNGLGERAGNAALEETVLSLMAFYGTETSIDTRKIGPISKLVSRLTGYPIPANKAITGNNAFAHESGIHVHGVLGDPSTYEAFGPELVGVQRSIVIGKHTGAHSVKEKLGEYGVDLTDEQVSQVVDKVKKLADSGKDVDDAELVALASHILGQREAQNVRLKEFAVFTGINTTPTAVVSIEVNGEKKTGTSIGIGPVDAAINAIKSVMGNDISLEEYRLSAITGGSDSLCEVTVRVARNGGKKKMSIGKAVGSDIVNTSVDATMEALDRLYCRKKEL; encoded by the coding sequence ATGGTCGACCTAAGAGCTACAGAGCAATCCCGGTCCCCGCGTCCCGCTCTGGACCGAAAGAGAGTGTACACTAGCCAATTCAACACCATGGCCCGCATCGATTCCCTTCCCTCCCGGGTGATGGTCCTCGACACCACCCTCCGCGACGGAGAGCAGACCCCCGGCATCGCACTATCCGCCGAGGACAAGGTGCGCATAGCCCAGGCCCTGGACGAACTGGGGGTGGACGTTATCGAGGCGGGCTTCCCGGCGGCATCGGTGGGGGAGCAGAAGGCGGTGCGCATGGTACGGTCCAGCGTATCCCGGGCCCGCATCTGTGGACTCGCTCGATGCAACCGCAGAGACATCGATGTCCTGCTGAGCTGTGGGATCGATTATGTGCACACCTTCATCGCTACCTCGGACATACATCTGAAGTACAAGCTCAAGATGGACCGGGAGCAGGTCAAGGCTAGGGCGGTCGACTCGATCGAGTACGCCAAGGCCCACGGCCTAACCGTGGAGTTCTCCTGCGAGGACGCCACCCGCACCGATCTTGACTTCCTCAAGGAAATGCACATCGCGGTGCAGGGGGCAGGGGTGGACAAGATCAACGTACCGGACACTGTAGGCACGATCTCGCCCCCGGCGATGGAGTACCTCATAAAGGAGCTCATGGCCGTGACCAGGGTCCCTATATCCATTCACTGCCACGACGACTTCGGCCTGGCGGTAGCCAATTCCATGGCCGCGGTGAGGCAAGGGGCCCAGCAGGTGCATGTTACCGTCAACGGGCTAGGGGAGAGAGCCGGCAACGCCGCCCTGGAGGAGACGGTACTCTCGCTCATGGCCTTCTACGGCACCGAGACTTCGATCGATACCCGCAAGATCGGACCGATCTCCAAGCTGGTCAGTCGATTAACTGGTTACCCCATCCCCGCGAACAAGGCTATCACAGGCAACAATGCCTTCGCCCACGAGTCGGGCATCCATGTGCACGGAGTACTGGGAGATCCCAGCACCTACGAGGCCTTCGGCCCGGAGCTGGTCGGGGTGCAGAGGAGCATCGTGATCGGAAAGCACACCGGAGCCCATTCGGTGAAAGAGAAGCTGGGGGAGTACGGCGTGGACCTAACTGACGAACAGGTCTCCCAGGTTGTCGACAAAGTCAAGAAGCTCGCCGACAGCGGCAAGGATGTGGACGACGCGGAGCTCGTCGCGCTCGCCTCCCACATCCTTGGACAGAGGGAGGCGCAGAACGTCCGCCTCAAGGAGTTCGCGGTGTTCACAGGCATCAACACCACGCCCACGGCGGTGGTATCCATCGAGGTAAACGGCGAGAAGAAGACGGGCACTTCTATAGGCATCGGGCCGGTGGATGCGGCCATCAACGCCATCAAGTCGGTGATGGGTAATGACATATCCCTGGAGGAATATCGCCTCAGCGCCATCACCGGCGGCAGCGACTCGCTGTGCGAGGTCACCGTCCGCGTGGCCAGGAACGGCGGCAAGAAGAAGATGTCCATTGGTAAGGCGGTGGGAAGCGATATCGTGAACACGAGCGTGGACGCCACCATGGAGGCGCTGGACCGCCTCTACTGCCGCAAGAAGGAGCTATGA
- a CDS encoding 3-isopropylmalate dehydratase large subunit, with amino-acid sequence MKGEKTISEKIMSAHSGTDAHAGQIVEAEIDYVMANDVTAPLAFQEFEALECPPVKDKIVLIPDHFVPNKDVASAEQAAEMRRFVQKYSLPHYFEVGRGGVCHQVMVDEGFAAPGRLIVGADSHTCTYGGINAFSTGIGSTEAAACFAEGRLWFKVPEAINVKLTGSFRKMVSGKDLIIKIITDIGVDGANYKAFEFSGPGIAAVPVSDRLTVSNMAIEAGGKAGIFPCDQRTEEHLRGRVRGTYTPVAADPEARYWKELMYDLGDLDYMVALPHLPSNGKVASEVDVTIDQAFLGSCTNGRIEDLRVAAKVLHGKRVHRDVRMVVVPASTEVYQQAMEEGLLAEFVRAGAFVSGPTCAACLGGHMGVLAKGEKCVSSTNRNFIGRMGHKDSYVYLAGPAVVAASAIAGRIVAPE; translated from the coding sequence ATGAAAGGCGAGAAGACCATCTCAGAGAAGATCATGTCCGCCCACTCCGGGACGGACGCCCACGCCGGGCAGATCGTGGAAGCGGAGATAGACTATGTCATGGCCAACGACGTCACTGCGCCGCTGGCCTTCCAAGAGTTCGAGGCGCTGGAGTGCCCTCCCGTCAAGGACAAGATCGTCCTCATCCCCGATCACTTTGTACCCAACAAGGACGTCGCCTCGGCCGAGCAGGCCGCGGAGATGCGCCGTTTCGTTCAAAAATACTCCCTGCCCCATTACTTCGAGGTCGGGCGTGGAGGGGTTTGCCATCAGGTGATGGTCGACGAGGGCTTCGCCGCCCCCGGTCGGCTGATCGTCGGTGCCGACTCGCACACCTGCACCTATGGAGGCATCAATGCGTTCTCCACCGGTATCGGCAGCACCGAGGCTGCGGCATGCTTCGCCGAGGGCCGTCTGTGGTTCAAGGTCCCCGAGGCCATCAATGTCAAGCTGACGGGCAGCTTCCGCAAGATGGTGTCCGGCAAGGATCTGATCATAAAGATAATCACCGACATCGGGGTGGACGGTGCCAACTACAAGGCTTTCGAGTTCTCCGGTCCCGGGATCGCCGCGGTCCCGGTTTCCGATCGCCTCACGGTCAGCAACATGGCCATCGAGGCCGGGGGGAAGGCGGGCATCTTCCCCTGCGACCAACGCACCGAGGAGCATCTTCGGGGCCGGGTGCGGGGCACCTATACGCCGGTGGCCGCCGATCCTGAAGCTCGCTACTGGAAGGAGCTGATGTATGACCTGGGAGACCTAGATTACATGGTCGCCCTGCCCCACCTGCCCAGCAACGGCAAAGTGGCTAGCGAGGTGGACGTGACAATCGACCAAGCCTTCCTCGGTTCGTGCACCAATGGTCGTATCGAAGACCTGCGCGTCGCGGCCAAGGTGCTGCACGGCAAGAGAGTGCACAGGGACGTGCGGATGGTCGTGGTGCCGGCCTCCACCGAGGTGTACCAGCAGGCGATGGAGGAAGGTCTCCTCGCCGAGTTCGTGAGGGCTGGAGCGTTCGTCTCCGGGCCGACCTGCGCGGCCTGCCTGGGAGGTCACATGGGCGTGCTGGCTAAGGGCGAGAAGTGCGTCTCCAGCACCAACCGTAACTTCATCGGCCGCATGGGGCACAAGGACTCGTACGTGTACCTCGCCGGGCCGGCGGTGGTGGCGGCGAGCGCGATTGCCGGGCGCATCGTGGCGCCGGAGTGA
- a CDS encoding ATP-binding protein → MSLIGSKVFEASLERLEEVLAFIGPLISEALRSEERMTDLLVAAEEAFTNVAEHAYDGPGSVEVSVEVEGMAIYLTFRDHGKPFDPLNVPPPNLNEAPEGRVVGGLGIHLMRSLVDDVRYCREAGTNVLVMVMGTANNNIS, encoded by the coding sequence ATGAGCTTGATCGGAAGCAAGGTCTTCGAGGCCAGCCTGGAGCGACTGGAGGAGGTCCTTGCTTTCATTGGCCCTTTAATTTCCGAGGCTCTGCGGAGCGAGGAGAGAATGACGGACCTTCTGGTAGCCGCCGAGGAGGCGTTCACCAACGTGGCCGAGCATGCCTACGACGGTCCGGGGAGCGTCGAGGTCAGCGTCGAGGTCGAGGGGATGGCGATCTACCTTACGTTCAGGGACCATGGGAAGCCTTTCGACCCTCTTAACGTCCCGCCGCCGAACCTCAACGAGGCGCCGGAAGGCCGTGTCGTCGGCGGGCTGGGCATACATCTGATGAGGAGTCTAGTCGACGATGTCCGATACTGTAGGGAAGCGGGTACGAACGTGCTTGTCATGGTGATGGGCACCGCGAACAATAACATTTCATGA
- a CDS encoding SpoIIE family protein phosphatase, whose protein sequence is MDAVTADLLISLTEIMCVIIVAAYVITRTKIFSESLGGKIPWKSQIILMLAFGLLSIFGTYAGIDIMGVKVNVRDLGPMIAGLVGGPLMGIGAGLIGGIHRLLFVGGETTLSCSLATIFAGVFGSIIWYIAGKRFPGVLVAVAFAIMQEVFHMALVILLVTPYDYAVNVVERVGPPMIVVNALGMLLFAYIINNLMKERRTQEERDRLHDAIEKEKFEMEVARDIQQSFLPKSGPSVERYDVHALNLSAKEVGGDFYDFIDLGGERSGLVIADVSGKGVPGAIYMALSRTVLRATSLKAPGPSAALAEANRLIAETSESSGMFVTLFYAVLDRSARKLTYSNAGHNPPLLLRSDAFTELAGEGIALGAMEGAVPEERELQLQEGDLVLFYTDGVTEANAPSGELYGEDRLKLAIRRLGSASATDVVEGIKNDVLEFSKGVVQYDDITLMALKVGVDG, encoded by the coding sequence ATGGACGCCGTGACCGCTGACCTGCTGATCTCGCTGACCGAGATCATGTGCGTCATCATAGTGGCCGCCTATGTCATAACTCGCACCAAGATTTTCTCGGAGTCCCTCGGAGGTAAGATCCCATGGAAGAGCCAGATAATTCTCATGCTGGCCTTCGGTCTCCTGTCCATCTTCGGCACCTACGCGGGCATAGATATCATGGGAGTCAAGGTCAACGTGCGTGACCTCGGCCCCATGATCGCCGGCCTTGTGGGAGGGCCGTTGATGGGCATCGGTGCTGGCCTGATCGGTGGGATACACCGCCTGCTGTTCGTGGGCGGGGAAACCACGCTCTCCTGCTCGCTCGCGACCATCTTCGCCGGGGTATTCGGCAGCATTATATGGTACATCGCCGGGAAGAGGTTCCCCGGAGTATTGGTGGCGGTGGCCTTCGCCATCATGCAGGAGGTGTTCCACATGGCTCTGGTCATCCTGCTCGTCACGCCATACGATTACGCCGTGAATGTGGTCGAGCGGGTAGGTCCGCCGATGATAGTGGTCAATGCTCTGGGCATGCTCTTGTTCGCCTACATAATCAACAATCTGATGAAGGAGCGGAGAACGCAGGAAGAGCGCGACCGGCTGCACGATGCCATCGAGAAGGAGAAGTTCGAAATGGAGGTTGCCAGGGACATACAGCAGAGCTTCCTGCCCAAGAGCGGGCCGTCGGTCGAGAGATACGATGTACACGCGCTCAACCTCTCGGCCAAGGAGGTGGGCGGTGACTTCTACGACTTCATCGACCTCGGTGGCGAGCGGTCCGGTCTGGTCATAGCCGATGTCTCCGGCAAGGGCGTGCCTGGGGCTATATACATGGCTCTGTCGAGAACAGTCCTGCGGGCAACCTCCTTGAAGGCACCGGGGCCGTCGGCCGCCCTGGCCGAGGCGAACCGTCTGATCGCCGAGACCTCCGAGTCATCAGGCATGTTCGTGACGCTGTTCTATGCCGTCCTGGACCGTTCGGCCAGGAAGCTGACCTATTCCAACGCCGGGCACAATCCGCCGTTGCTTCTAAGGTCAGACGCTTTCACCGAGCTTGCAGGCGAAGGAATCGCGCTGGGTGCGATGGAGGGCGCCGTGCCGGAGGAGAGGGAGCTGCAGCTGCAGGAAGGAGACCTGGTGCTGTTCTACACCGACGGTGTCACCGAGGCCAACGCACCATCCGGGGAGCTATATGGCGAGGACAGGCTGAAGCTTGCCATCAGGAGGCTCGGGTCCGCATCGGCTACAGACGTCGTCGAGGGGATCAAGAATGATGTTCTGGAGTTCTCCAAGGGTGTTGTCCAATATGATGACATCACCCTCATGGCGCTGAAGGTCGGGGTGGATGGATGA
- a CDS encoding STAS domain-containing protein, with product MEIKESDSNGIRIIDTIGRIDAYSAKTLEDCLKKAMGEGHQNILVDLKDTDYISSGGLRVFLATLKELRKNGGSLKLCCLTPAVLKIFKLAGFTSIFSIFASEQEALGS from the coding sequence ATGGAGATAAAGGAAAGTGACAGCAACGGGATACGGATCATAGACACCATAGGCCGGATAGACGCGTACTCGGCCAAGACCCTCGAGGACTGCCTCAAGAAGGCGATGGGCGAGGGCCACCAGAACATACTGGTGGACCTGAAGGATACCGATTACATCAGCAGCGGCGGGCTTAGGGTCTTCCTCGCCACTTTGAAGGAGCTGCGTAAGAATGGAGGCTCGCTCAAGCTGTGCTGCCTCACTCCCGCTGTCCTCAAGATATTCAAGCTGGCGGGCTTCACGAGCATCTTCAGCATATTCGCGAGCGAACAGGAAGCGCTGGGAAGCTGA
- a CDS encoding NosD domain-containing protein, protein MTELMVLASPMASASLTPSDPIVIYGNSDLVSQASTKGWTGDGSAENPYTIANLSFDAGSGTAISISETSLFVTIRSCTITTSYHGINIYRSSNVTIVGNAINGLSSGVDILLGSSNNNTISNNNCSGYRGMYLSSSNNNIISNNNCSGIIEIGIYLYSSNNNDVLDNNCSDNSFGIRSIWSTNNDFLNNTCNGNDQDGIWLDESSRSVLSHNTCNGNMFQGIFLEFSSNSTLTNNCCNSTFAGIRLSYSDNSTFSNNTGSNDYYGIFIEFSGNSIIINNTYRDISGGAILLGISNDSLVSNNTCIGGDSGIMVGSSSRCTVSNNTCTDVSGVGIYLNNCTGYMDGNTLVNCSFDLWADPLDVQEYVDVMKITSTNTVNGLPVYFLKNADLDGASVPSSGIGEIILLNVTDADISGLSMNYGGVVIGISSYLVIEDNKIDNATNPVCMFLSNHCIIDDNVFINAPWEGIFVGSSSNIIVSNNTCNGNGNGIYLDSSNNITAIDNSMVGSTSHGILLTASSNNTLVGNTIVDSADYGIYVMSSSSNLIYDNALIDNRGATSEYSSSHVQAYDDGTNTWNSTIRGNFWVDWQSNERYLIDGGSMADELPFYIVDSDAPEVTITSPAVGAWYNITVMNVTWTASDASGIANMSVSLDGGAFIDVTNYYYEFTALADGQHTVSVRAYDHAGNFQVASKVFNIEIELPSIVITEPMNDSNVGSTDVHVSWSGSSASGIGRYWISVDGGSFVDVGHNTSHLLSLANGQHIVIVKARDYAGNWNSTEVEFEIVDDVAPTATISPSGSNVAISSVIMVEFSEAMNISSVNIVVNGVAGTITWNGNVATLTPSTSLAYGTEYSITISGKDLAGNEMTSESTFTTLSDKGVICGSIKGADGNVVANATVTLSNGMTTITDVNGYFEFTGVPSGSYTLTITKDGFQTITQTVSTSAGETTDLATLSIAKTAPVNGDNGSILWTAGIFAVLVAALLVIGFLLYRRKNEKK, encoded by the coding sequence ATGACCGAACTGATGGTTCTGGCGTCACCGATGGCGAGCGCCTCGCTCACCCCGTCAGACCCGATCGTCATATACGGAAATTCAGATCTCGTCAGTCAAGCCTCAACAAAGGGGTGGACTGGCGACGGCTCGGCCGAGAACCCGTACACGATCGCTAACCTGAGCTTCGACGCAGGAAGTGGCACGGCGATATCGATATCCGAAACCAGCCTGTTCGTGACCATAAGGAGCTGTACCATCACTACCTCTTACCACGGCATCAACATCTATAGATCGAGCAACGTGACAATCGTAGGCAACGCAATCAATGGCTTGTCCAGTGGCGTCGATATCCTCCTAGGCTCATCGAACAACAACACCATATCGAACAACAACTGCAGTGGTTATCGTGGGATGTATCTATCCTCATCGAACAACAACATCATATCGAACAACAACTGCAGCGGCATCATCGAGATCGGCATCTATCTGTATTCCTCGAACAACAATGATGTCCTGGACAACAACTGCAGCGACAATAGTTTCGGCATCCGGTCGATCTGGTCAACCAATAACGATTTCTTGAACAACACCTGCAATGGCAATGATCAGGACGGCATATGGCTGGATGAATCTAGCAGGTCCGTTCTGTCGCACAACACCTGCAATGGCAACATGTTCCAAGGGATCTTTCTGGAATTTTCGAGCAACAGCACCCTAACCAACAACTGCTGTAACAGCACTTTCGCCGGAATCCGGTTATCATACTCTGACAACAGCACCTTCTCGAACAACACTGGTAGTAACGATTACTACGGCATTTTCATAGAATTCTCGGGTAATAGCATCATCATCAACAACACTTACCGTGACATCTCCGGGGGAGCTATCCTTCTGGGCATTTCAAACGACAGTCTGGTGTCGAACAACACCTGCATCGGCGGCGATAGTGGCATCATGGTGGGCTCATCGAGCCGTTGCACCGTGTCGAACAACACCTGCACAGACGTGAGCGGTGTAGGGATCTACCTGAATAATTGCACCGGGTACATGGATGGCAACACCCTCGTCAACTGCTCGTTCGATCTCTGGGCAGACCCCCTGGATGTTCAAGAGTATGTCGATGTGATGAAGATAACCTCAACCAACACAGTCAACGGCCTACCGGTCTACTTCCTGAAGAACGCAGACCTGGATGGCGCATCCGTTCCCTCTTCTGGTATCGGCGAGATCATTCTGCTCAACGTGACCGATGCTGACATCAGCGGGCTTTCCATGAACTATGGCGGTGTGGTCATCGGCATATCTTCGTACCTAGTCATCGAGGATAATAAGATCGATAACGCCACCAACCCGGTCTGCATGTTCCTGTCGAACCACTGCATAATCGATGACAATGTGTTCATCAACGCACCGTGGGAAGGGATCTTCGTGGGGAGCTCGAGCAACATAATCGTTTCGAACAACACCTGCAACGGCAATGGGAATGGTATCTATCTAGACAGTTCGAACAACATCACCGCCATTGACAATTCGATGGTCGGCTCGACCAGCCATGGCATCTTATTGACCGCCTCGAGCAACAACACCCTCGTCGGCAACACGATCGTCGATTCCGCTGACTACGGCATCTACGTCATGAGCAGTAGCTCTAATTTGATCTACGATAATGCGCTCATCGACAACAGGGGAGCTACGTCTGAGTACAGTTCGAGCCATGTCCAGGCTTACGACGACGGCACCAACACCTGGAATTCTACCATACGCGGCAACTTCTGGGTCGACTGGCAGTCGAACGAGCGCTACCTCATCGACGGCGGAAGCATGGCCGATGAGCTGCCGTTCTACATCGTAGACTCCGATGCTCCTGAAGTGACCATAACCAGCCCGGCGGTCGGCGCGTGGTACAACATCACGGTAATGAACGTCACCTGGACCGCGTCGGACGCGAGCGGCATCGCCAACATGTCCGTTTCCCTGGACGGTGGAGCGTTCATCGACGTGACGAACTACTACTACGAGTTCACGGCGCTCGCCGACGGGCAGCACACCGTTTCCGTCCGCGCCTACGACCATGCCGGCAATTTCCAGGTGGCGAGCAAGGTCTTCAACATCGAGATCGAGCTGCCATCGATCGTCATCACCGAGCCGATGAACGACTCGAACGTTGGCTCTACCGACGTCCATGTTTCTTGGAGCGGTTCCTCGGCCTCGGGAATCGGCCGGTACTGGATCAGTGTGGATGGAGGTTCGTTCGTGGATGTTGGGCATAACACCTCGCACCTCCTCTCGTTAGCTAACGGGCAACACATCGTGATCGTCAAAGCACGCGACTACGCCGGCAACTGGAACTCGACCGAAGTAGAGTTCGAGATCGTCGACGATGTGGCGCCGACCGCGACCATATCTCCCAGCGGCAGTAACGTAGCGATCAGCTCGGTTATCATGGTCGAGTTCTCCGAAGCGATGAACATCTCGTCGGTGAACATCGTGGTGAACGGTGTTGCCGGAACGATCACTTGGAACGGCAACGTAGCAACGTTGACTCCGTCCACCTCGCTCGCTTACGGCACCGAGTACTCAATCACCATATCAGGCAAGGACCTGGCCGGGAACGAGATGACTTCGGAGAGCACCTTTACCACGCTCTCGGACAAGGGAGTGATATGCGGATCGATCAAGGGCGCCGACGGCAACGTGGTCGCCAACGCCACGGTCACGCTGAGCAACGGAATGACCACGATAACCGACGTGAACGGTTACTTCGAGTTCACTGGGGTGCCGTCCGGTTCGTATACGCTCACGATAACCAAGGATGGCTTCCAGACGATCACTCAGACGGTGAGCACATCGGCCGGCGAGACCACCGACCTGGCGACGCTGAGCATCGCGAAGACTGCGCCCGTGAACGGTGATAACGGCAGCATCCTGTGGACCGCTGGCATCTTCGCCGTCCTGGTCGCTGCGCTCTTGGTCATCGGCTTCCTTCTCTACCGGAGGAAGAACGAGAAGAAGTGA